The following are from one region of the Oncorhynchus masou masou isolate Uvic2021 chromosome 24, UVic_Omas_1.1, whole genome shotgun sequence genome:
- the LOC135512338 gene encoding elongation factor 1-alpha, somatic form-like: protein MGKEKLHINIVVIGHVDSGKSTTTGHLIYKCGGIDKRTIEKFEKEAAEMGKGSFKYAWVLDKLKAERERGITIDISLWKFETSRYYVTIIDAPGHRDFIKNMITGTSQADCAVLIVAAGVGEFEAGISKNGQTREHALLAYTLGVKQLIVGINKMDSTEPNYSQKRYEEIVKEVSTYIKKIGYSPDMVAFVPISGWNGDNMLEASPNMTWFKGWKITRKDGSSSGTTLLEALDAIQPPSRPTDKPLRLPLQDVYKIGGIGTVPVGRVETGMIKPGMVVTFAPVNVTTEVKSVEMHHEALTEAMPGDNVGFNVKNVSVKDIRRGNVAGDSKNDPPMEAAVFTAQVIILNHPGQISAGYAPVLDCHTAHIACKFAELKEKIDRRSGKKLEDNPKALKSGDAAIVDMVPGKPMCVESFSEYPPLGRFAVRDMRQTVAVGVIKGVEKKAPSTGKVTKSAQKAQKTK, encoded by the exons ATGGGCAAGGaaaagcttcacatcaacattGTGGTGATCGGCCACGTGGACTCTGGAAAGTCCACCACCACTGGCCACCTGATCTACAAGTGCGGTGGCATTGACAAGAGGACCATCGAGAAGTTTGAGAaggaggctgctgag ATGGGGAAGGGCTCCTTTAAGTATGCCTGGGTGCTGGACAAGCTGAAGGCAGAGAGGGAGCGTGGCATTACCATTGACATCTCACTGTGGAAGTTTGAGACCAGCAGGTACTACGTCACCATTATCGATGCTCCCGGACACAGGGACTTCATCAAGAACATGATTACTGGAACCTCCCAG GCGGACTGTGCAGTGCTGATCGTGGCGGCTGGCGTGGGGGAATTCGAGGCGGGCATCTCAAAGAACGGGCAGACCCGCGAGCACGCCCTCCTAGCCTACACCCTGGGGGTCAAGCAGCTGATCGTGGGAATCAATAAGATGGACTCCACTGAGCCCAACTACAGCCAGAAGCGCTATGAGGAGATTGTGAAGGAAGTCAGCACCTACATCAAGAAGATTGGCTACAGCCCGGATATGGTAGCCTTTGTTCCTATCTCTGGCTGGAACGGAGACAACATGCTGGAGGCCAGTCCTAAC ATGACCTGGTTTAAGGGATGGAAGATCACCCGGAAGGATGGCAGTTCGTCCGGGACCACCTTGCTGGAAGCTCTGGATGCCATCCAGCCCCCGTCCCGCCCCACCGACAAGCCCCTCCGCCTGCCCCTTCAGGATGTCTACAAGATTGGAG GAATTGGCACAGTGCCCGTGGGGCGTGTGGAGACGGGTATGATCAAGCCAGGCATGGTGGTGACCTTTGCCCCTGTTAACGTGACAACCGAAGTGAAGTCTGTGGAGATGCACCACGAGGCTCTGACTGAAGCAATGCCCGGAGACAACGTGGGCTTCAACGTCAAGAACGTGTCCGTCAAAGATATTCGCCGTGGCAACGTGGCCGGAGACAGCAAGAACGACCCCCCTATGGAGGCAGCCGTCTTCACTGCTCAG GTGATCATCCTGAACCACCCAGGTCAGATCAGTGCTGGGTATGCCCCGGTGCTGGACTGCCACACCGCCCACATCGCTTGCAAGTTTGCTGAGCTCAAGGAGAAGATAGACCGTCGCTCAGGCAAGAAACTGGAGGACAACCCCAAGGCCCTGAAGTCTGGGGATGCTGCCATCGTGGATATGGTCCCGGGGAAGCCCATGTGTGTGGAGAGCTTCTCTGAGTACCCTCCACTGG gtcgTTTTGCAGTGCGTGACATGCGCCAGACAGTGGCAGTCGGGGTGATCAAGGGTGTGGAGAAGAAAGCTCCCTCCACTGGCAAGGTCACCAAGTCTGCCCAGAAGGCCCAGAAGACCAAATGA
- the LOC135512339 gene encoding cyclic GMP-AMP synthase-like isoform X2 — MSGRGKPRSVRAKSPEPAHAKNPVRAKSAREPPKEPVKDTKKETQQVTDEYNPKKTKEHKQPKRTTEEKTPVPQKCVEVQTGSRMVKKGYSVDSNPNKILFTTIEQLKIKKKQKSESASIVNDTVKRIMDHMKKCTECFKDVNALRTGSYYENLKRVDIRPFGDVGAFYSVAFKRGKHSLDRFLCEDNTISASGMLTEFRNEVKKCVKILKDVGLEKKKKGCPAVTLLINGTGTVPISLDIVLGLEVCSSWPTFTQGGIDKIDIWLGTKVKKEQKLKGYYLVPKYEGKGTVEREGVCAKDAWRISFSHVEKSILTNHGSQKTCCEASGTRCCRKFCLKLLKHLLGLLKAENPSLSKFCSYHAKTTLLHACCSRTQDSDWEVAQLGLCFQQLLEDFEGHLKDGMLPNFFIPKHNLLGSGHDRKSCQFLARLIEEERNNGFPIFRK, encoded by the exons ATGAGCGGCAGAGGGAAACCACGAAGCGTGCGCGCAAAGAGTCCGGAACCAGCACATGCCAAGAATCCGGTTCGGGCCAAAAGTGCCCGGGAACCTCCAAAGGAACCAGTGAAAGACACTAAGAAGGAAACGCAACAGGTCACTGATGAATACAACCCCAAGAAAACCAAGGAACATAAGCAGCCTAAGCGCACCACTGAGGAAAAGACACCTGTGCCACAGAAGTGCGTAGAAGTTCAAACCGGATCAAGGATGGTCAAAAAAGGTTACAGCGTTGACTCAAATCCGAATAAGATCCTGTTTACAACCATTGAACAATTGAAGATTAAGAAGAAACAGAAATCGGAATCAGCAAGTATTGTCAATGACACGGTAAAGCGTATAATGGACCACATGAAAAAGTGTACAGAATGCTTCAAAGATGTAAATGCTCTGCGCACTGGGAGTTATTACGAGAATTTAAAG CGGGTGGACATTCGGCCGTTTGGGGATGTTGGGGCGTTTTACAGCGTGGCGTTCAAACGAGGAAAACACTCGTTGGATCGCTTTCTATGTGAAGACAACACAATATCTGCCAGTGGAATGCTTACGGAGTTCAGAAACGAGGTTAAAAAGTGTGTGAAGATACTCAAAG ACGTGGGGTTGGAGAAGAAAAAGAAGGGTTGCCCGGCGGTGACCTTACTGATAAACGGGACGGGAACGGTCCCTATCTCACTTGACATTGTTCTGGGTCTTGAGGTCTGCTCGAGCTGGCCCACTTTCACCCAAGGAGGCATAGACAAAATAGACATCTGGCTCGGGACCAAAGTGAAGAAAGAACAAAAGCTTAAGGGGTACTACCTCGTTCCGAAGTACGAGGGAAAGGGCACGGTGGAACGGGAAGGTGTCTGCGCTAAAG ACGCATGGCGCATCTCATTCTCTCATGTGGAGAAGAGTATCCTAACAAATCATGGCTCCCAGAAGACCTGCTGCGAGGCCAGCGGGACTCGCTGCTGCAG GAAGTTCTGTCTGAAGCTTCTGAAGCACCTGTTGGGCTTGCTGAAGGCAGAGAACCCTAGTCTGTCCAAGTTCTGTTCCTACCACGCCAAGACCACCCTGCTCCACGCCTGCTGCTCCAGGACCCAGGACAGCGACTGGGAGGTGGCCCAGCTGGGACTCTGCTTCCAGCAGCTGCTGGAGGACTTTGAGGGCCACCTGAAAGATGGCATGCTCCCCAACTTCTTTATCCCCAAACACAATCTACTGGGCTCCGGCCATGACCGCAAGAGCTGTCAGTTCCTGGCCCGGCTCATCGAGGAGGAACGCAACAATGGTTTCCCCATTTTCCGCAAGTGA
- the LOC135512339 gene encoding cyclic GMP-AMP synthase-like isoform X1, giving the protein MSGRGKPRSVRAKSPEPAHAKNPVRAKSAREPPKEPVKDTKKETQQVTDEYNPKKTKEHKQPKRTTEEKTPVPQKCVEVQTGSRMVKKGYSVDSNPNKILFTTIEQLKIKKKQKSESASIVNDTVKRIMDHMKKCTECFKDVNALRTGSYYENLKISNPDEFDVMLTVPVKRVDIRPFGDVGAFYSVAFKRGKHSLDRFLCEDNTISASGMLTEFRNEVKKCVKILKDVGLEKKKKGCPAVTLLINGTGTVPISLDIVLGLEVCSSWPTFTQGGIDKIDIWLGTKVKKEQKLKGYYLVPKYEGKGTVEREGVCAKDAWRISFSHVEKSILTNHGSQKTCCEASGTRCCRKFCLKLLKHLLGLLKAENPSLSKFCSYHAKTTLLHACCSRTQDSDWEVAQLGLCFQQLLEDFEGHLKDGMLPNFFIPKHNLLGSGHDRKSCQFLARLIEEERNNGFPIFRK; this is encoded by the exons ATGAGCGGCAGAGGGAAACCACGAAGCGTGCGCGCAAAGAGTCCGGAACCAGCACATGCCAAGAATCCGGTTCGGGCCAAAAGTGCCCGGGAACCTCCAAAGGAACCAGTGAAAGACACTAAGAAGGAAACGCAACAGGTCACTGATGAATACAACCCCAAGAAAACCAAGGAACATAAGCAGCCTAAGCGCACCACTGAGGAAAAGACACCTGTGCCACAGAAGTGCGTAGAAGTTCAAACCGGATCAAGGATGGTCAAAAAAGGTTACAGCGTTGACTCAAATCCGAATAAGATCCTGTTTACAACCATTGAACAATTGAAGATTAAGAAGAAACAGAAATCGGAATCAGCAAGTATTGTCAATGACACGGTAAAGCGTATAATGGACCACATGAAAAAGTGTACAGAATGCTTCAAAGATGTAAATGCTCTGCGCACTGGGAGTTATTACGAGAATTTAAAG ATTTCTAATCCCGACGAATTTGACGTGATGTTAACTGTGCCTGTCAAGCGGGTGGACATTCGGCCGTTTGGGGATGTTGGGGCGTTTTACAGCGTGGCGTTCAAACGAGGAAAACACTCGTTGGATCGCTTTCTATGTGAAGACAACACAATATCTGCCAGTGGAATGCTTACGGAGTTCAGAAACGAGGTTAAAAAGTGTGTGAAGATACTCAAAG ACGTGGGGTTGGAGAAGAAAAAGAAGGGTTGCCCGGCGGTGACCTTACTGATAAACGGGACGGGAACGGTCCCTATCTCACTTGACATTGTTCTGGGTCTTGAGGTCTGCTCGAGCTGGCCCACTTTCACCCAAGGAGGCATAGACAAAATAGACATCTGGCTCGGGACCAAAGTGAAGAAAGAACAAAAGCTTAAGGGGTACTACCTCGTTCCGAAGTACGAGGGAAAGGGCACGGTGGAACGGGAAGGTGTCTGCGCTAAAG ACGCATGGCGCATCTCATTCTCTCATGTGGAGAAGAGTATCCTAACAAATCATGGCTCCCAGAAGACCTGCTGCGAGGCCAGCGGGACTCGCTGCTGCAG GAAGTTCTGTCTGAAGCTTCTGAAGCACCTGTTGGGCTTGCTGAAGGCAGAGAACCCTAGTCTGTCCAAGTTCTGTTCCTACCACGCCAAGACCACCCTGCTCCACGCCTGCTGCTCCAGGACCCAGGACAGCGACTGGGAGGTGGCCCAGCTGGGACTCTGCTTCCAGCAGCTGCTGGAGGACTTTGAGGGCCACCTGAAAGATGGCATGCTCCCCAACTTCTTTATCCCCAAACACAATCTACTGGGCTCCGGCCATGACCGCAAGAGCTGTCAGTTCCTGGCCCGGCTCATCGAGGAGGAACGCAACAATGGTTTCCCCATTTTCCGCAAGTGA